Proteins from a genomic interval of Gossypium hirsutum isolate 1008001.06 chromosome A09, Gossypium_hirsutum_v2.1, whole genome shotgun sequence:
- the LOC107888761 gene encoding kinesin-like protein KIN-14K — MSPQSYAKQREIVIQWLNTILPDLRLPTEASDEELRACLIDGTVLCRILNRLSPSSPNEESSENSSVSQPENVKRFLATMDELGIPRFEVSDLEKGSMKTVVYCLLSLKLHFISSGEELSTLSTITKAESTDDDGSSPGSLQQFFGEEMRNAFPGLKLQCAMHNQVILEPSPAVLKHVGHKFHEVFQLKQACYADLPVTKILEMMESNSLESAPTQALLNVVYGILDETAETMNGKIPHHVACLLRKAVQEMGRRLSTQADHLRTQNNLYRADEEKHRSKIKELEALVSVSRKETKHVTVQPQQIRSRRKKNISWFSASTLLKCFRPTSQTANSKLEEQEVEKQELMKLVKENEKNILELVAMRQELDIVGMVHKFCSLEMEAEAKAAIAILQLKIKELECLLADSSNKVKELEASFESKCQSWIMKEKIYQSFIDFQFEAMQKLRSSSEAIKQEVLETQKRYSFEFNHLESKLKAVTDAAGNYHEVLKENHKLFSELQDLKGNIRVYCRIRPFLPGQTEKLSTIENISENGQLVIANPSKPGKDGQRSFKFNKIFGPDATQGEVFADIQPFVKSVVDGYNVCIFAYGQTGSGKTYTMTGPTGATEEEWGVNYLALNHLFKVSQDRKCNTVYEVAVQMVEIYNEQVRDLLSSDGSPKRVGITTISQPNGLAVPEACMHPVISTSDVLDLMDIGFKNRAVSATALNARSSRSHSIVTVHVRGRNVKTGTVLYGNLHLIDLAGSERVDRSEVTGHRLREAQHINKSLSSLGDVIFALAKKSPHVPYRNSKLTQVLQSSLGGQAKTIMLVQLNPDATSFSESMSTLKFAERVSGVELGAAQSSKEEKDVRELLEQMASLKDKIAEKDEEIRRLKSLRDLKPRIPQQQQL, encoded by the exons ATGTCTCCCCAATCTTATG CAAAGCAACGGGAGATTGTGATTCAGTGGTTGAACACTATTCTTCCTGATCTCAGGTTGCCAACAGAAGCCTCAGATGAAGAGTTGCGAGCTTGCTTGATTGATGGCACTGTCCTATGTAGAATCTTGAACAGGCTTAGTCCTAGTTCTCCAAACGAG GaaagttctgaaaattcttcaGTATCGCAGCCAGAAAATGTTAAAAGATTTTTAGCCACTATGGATGAGTTAGGGATACCCAGATTTGAGGTGTCAGACCTAGAGAAG gGATCTATGAAGACTGTTGTCTACTGCCTTTTATCACTAAAGTTACATTTCATATCATCTGGAGAGGAGTTATCTACCTTAAGTACTATTACTAAAGCTGAAAGCACTGATGATGATGGATCGTCCCCTGGCTCTCTCCAACAATTTTTTGGTGAAGAAATGAGGAACGCTTTCCCAGGATTAAAATTGCAGTGTGCCATGCACAATCAAGTTATTTTAG AACCATCCCCTGCAGTATTGAAGCATGTTGGACACAAGTTCCATGAGGTGTTTCAGTTGAAACAAGCATGTTATGCTGATCTCCCCGTGACAAAAATTTTAGAGATGATGGAGTCAAACAGTTTAGAA AGTGCCCCAACTCAGGCACTTTTAAATGTTGTGTATGGAATTCTGGATGAAACTGCTGAAACAATGAACGGCAAAATACCTCAT CATGTGGCTTGTCTCTTGAGAAAAGCTGTGCAGGAGATGGGACGGCGTCTATCAACACAAGCAGATCATCTAAGAACT CAAAACAATCTGTATAGAGCTGATGAGGAGAAGCACCGATCGAAAATCAAAGAACTTGAGGCCCTTGTATCTGTGTCTCGTAAAGAGACTAAG CATGTCACAGTCCAGCCTCAGCAGATAAGGAGTCGAAGAAAAAAGAACATTTCTTGGTTTTCAGCTTCAACACTCTTGAAATGCTTCCGGCCTACCTCACAG ACTGCAAACTCGAAATTGGAAGAACAGGAAGTTGAGAAGCAGGAGCTGATGAAGTTGgtgaaagaaaatgagaaaaacatCCTTGAACTTGTGGCAATGAGACAAGAACTAGATATTGTTGGAATGGTGCACAAGTTTTGCTCCTTGGAAATGGAAGCAGAGGCAAAGGCTGCTATAGCAATACTTCAACTGAAGATAAAAGAGCTTGAGTGCCTCCTTGCCGATTCAAGTAATAAGGTGAAAGAGCTTGAAGCAAGTTTCGAGTCAAAATGCCAGAGTTGGATCATGAAAGAGAAAATCTACCAAAGCTTTATTGATTTTCAGTTTGAAGCAATGCAG AAATTGAGGTCAAGTTCCGAAGCCATTAAGCAAGAAGTTTTGGAAACACAGAAGAGATACTCCTTTGAATTTAATCACTTAG AATCAAAGCTCAAAGCAGTAACAGATGCGGCAGGGAACTATCATGAAGTtcttaaagaaaatcataagCTTTTTAGTGAGCTACAGGATCTGAAAG gGAACATTAGAGTTTATTGTCGAATAAGGCCTTTTCTGCCTGGACAAACCGAAAAACTGTCGACTATAGAAAATATCAGTGAAAATGGACAGTTGGTTATTGCAAATCCCTCCAAGCCAGGAAAAGATGGCCAACGGTCGTTTAAGTTTAATAAGATCTTTGGCCCAGATGCTACTCAAG GGGAGGTGTTTGCAGATATCCAACCCTTTGTTAAATCAGTAGTTGATGGATATAATGTCTGTATATTTGCTTATGGTCAAACTGGTTCTGGGAAAACCTATACAATG ACTGGTCCAACTGGGGCAACTGAAGAGGAATGGGGTGTTAATTATCTAGCTTTGAACCATCTCTTCAAAGTCTCTCAAGATAGAAAATGCAACACGGTCTATGAAGTAGCGGTTCAAATGGTTGAAATATACAACGAACAAGTGCGCGATTTATTATCCAGTGATGGTTCTCCGAAGAG GGTTGGGATTACAACTATCTCTCAACCTAATGGGTTAGCTGTACCTGAGGCTTGCATGCACCCTGTTATATCGACCTCCGATGTTTTAGATTTAATGGATATCGGATTCAAGAATCGAGCTGTTAGTGCTACTGCTCTTAATGCAAGAAGCAGTCGCTCTCACAG CATTGTCACTGTTCATGTTCGTGGGAGGAATGTAAAGACTGGAACTGTATTGTATGGTAATCTTCATTTGATAGACCTAGCAGGCAGTGAAAGAGTAGATAGATCTGAGGTAACTGGTCATAGGCTTAGGGAAGCACAACACATAAACAAATCATTATCTTCCCTAGGAGATGTAATTTTTGCTCTTGCAAAAAAGAGTCCTCATGTGCCCTACAGAAATAGCAAGCTTACTCAAGTACTTCAAAGCTCTCTTG GAGGCCAGGCAAAGACCATCATGCTTGTGCAGCTCAATCCTGATGCCACTTCCTTTTCTGAAAGTATGAGTACTTTGAAGTTCGCCGAACGAGTTTCTGGAGTTGAGCTAGGTGCTGCGCAAAGTAGCAAAGAGGAGAAGGATGTTAGGGAGCTACTGGAGCAG ATGGCATCTCTCAAGGACAAAATAGCTGAAAAGGATGAGGAGATCAGGCGGTTGAAATCACTAAGAGATCTAAAACCACGGATACCGCAGCAGCAGCAACTGTGA